From Pieris rapae chromosome 3, ilPieRapa1.1, whole genome shotgun sequence, a single genomic window includes:
- the LOC110993243 gene encoding zinc finger protein 596 isoform X1: MQNNPQELSWQAIQAIVGVKLPPNVLRFDDIEFHLINSRLGEEDSDSDVEIIENDWESDNNVSSKPEHSDNEKPSPERGQSESPILHLVEPDNNNSGKDLLDYRNYLAKMDTKDIEIDQTILNQSDDADSSNGNVMSIENYLEVTLSTDSEASHTCSQCNQIFSSEQLLSSHNCNAKPTEEKKYPCHVCSEKFPSYWELRKHINSHFPGMLDSKSSFCHLCQKDYTKTGFMNHLRKHTGERPFVCELCHKAFSQSSSLSIHMKFHLNVRKHACTVCEKKFVTKSELSRHMTVHTKQKSYYCGVCDKAFTRSDNMKKHEKTHG, encoded by the coding sequence ATGCAGAACAACCCCCAGGAGCTTTCATGGCAGGCGATTCAGGCTATTGTCGGGGTTAAACTTCCGCCTAATGTGTTGCGATTCGACGACattgaatttcatttaataaactcaaGATTAGGTGAAGAAGATTCGGATTCTGACGTTGAAATTATCGAAAATGATTGGGAGTCGGACAACAACGTATCGTCAAAGCCCGAGCATTCGGACAACGAGAAACCTTCACCTGAGAGAGGGCAGAGTGAGTCACCTATTTTACATCTCGTAGAACCTGATAATAACAATTCAGGAAAAGATTTATTAGACTATAGAAACTATCTAGCCAAAATGGATACCAAAGATATCGAAATCGATCAAACTATTCTCAATCAAAGCGACGACGCGGACAGCTCAAACGGGAATGTCATGtccattgaaaattatttagaagtaACCTTGTCTACAGACTCGGAGGCTAGTCATACTTGTAGCCAGTGCAACCAAATATTTTCCAGTGAACAGTTGTTGTCTTCGCATAATTGCAATGCTAAACCCAccgaagaaaaaaaatatccatgtCATGTATGTTCAGAAAAATTCCCTAGCTATTGGGAACTTAGAAAGCACATTAACAGTCATTTTCCAGGAATGTTGGATTCTAAATCAAGCTTTTGTCACTTGTGTCAGAAAGACTATACAAAAACAGGATTTATGAACCATTTGAGAAAGCATACTGGAGAGCGCCCATTTGTGTGTGAGTTGTGTCATAAAGCATTCTCCCAGTCAAGTTCACTCTCTATACACATGAAGTTTCACCTCAATGTGCGCAAACATGCGTGCACTGTCTGCGAAAAGAAGTTTGTTACCAAAAGTGAACTGTCACGACACATGACTGTTCACACAAAACAAAAGTCTTATTACTGTGGTGTCTGTGATAAAGCATTCACTCGTTCTGATAACATGAAAAAACATGAGAAAACACATGGATAA
- the LOC110993243 gene encoding protein FRA10AC1 homolog isoform X2, with amino-acid sequence MSARLRNLNPYELHKYLVNVYCLNTKGSTGLLTRDTSKDRTDLDVIRENHKFLWEEDDVADTWEKQLAKKYYDKLFKEYCICDLSRYKENKVALRWRIEKEVVLGKGQFHCGSKGCNSDQGLKSWEVNFAYREGDEKKNALVKVRLCPECSEKLNYRSKKREIKRLKKSHKKKKHVKESDEEEDVPQIETEEISEESSISAQAVNDDGNSLWKKGVQETEEKSREEEFENYLEELLL; translated from the exons ATGTCGGCAAGGTTACGTAATCTTAATCCATATGAATTGCATAAGTACTTGGTTAATgtgtattgtttaaatacaaaGGGCTCCACGGGACTTCTTACACGTGACACGTCTAAGGATAGAACCGATCTTGATGTTATAAGAGAAAACCACAAGTTTCTTTGGGAAGAGGACGATGTGGCCGACACATGGGAGAAGCAGTtagctaaaaaatattatgataaactCTTTAAAGAGTATTGTATATGTGACTTAAGCAGATATAAAGAGAATAAA GTGGCACTGAGGTGGCGTATCGAAAAAGAAGTTGTTCTTGGGAAGGGACAATTCCACTGCGGCTCTAAGGGGTGTAACAGCGATCAAGGGCTAAAATCGTGGGAAGTAAATTTTGCTTACCGGGAAGGCGACGAAAAGAAGAATGCTCTTGTTAAAGTTC gTCTTTGTCCAGAATGCTCCGAAAAATTAAACTACCGATCTAAAAAGCGGGAGATTAAAAGGTTAAAGAAGAGTCataaaaagaagaaacatGTTAAAGAATCAGATGAAGAGGAAGATGTGCCCCAAATTGAAACTGAAGAAATATCTGAGGAGTCATCGATATCAGCTCAAGCGGTGAACGACGACGGAAACTCTTTGTGGAAGAAAG gtgtTCAAGAAACAGAAGAAAAATCTCGCGAAGAAGAGTTCGAAAACTACTTGGAAGAATTGCTGCTATAA
- the LOC110993243 gene encoding protein FRA10AC1 homolog isoform X3, producing MSARLRNLNPYELHKYLVNVYCLNTKGSTGLLTRDTSKDRTDLDVIRENHKFLWEEDDVADTWEKQLAKKYYDKLFKEYCICDLSRYKENKVALRWRIEKEVVLGKGQFHCGSKGCNSDQGLKSWEVNFAYREGDEKKNALVKVQCSEKLNYRSKKREIKRLKKSHKKKKHVKESDEEEDVPQIETEEISEESSISAQAVNDDGNSLWKKGVQETEEKSREEEFENYLEELLL from the exons ATGTCGGCAAGGTTACGTAATCTTAATCCATATGAATTGCATAAGTACTTGGTTAATgtgtattgtttaaatacaaaGGGCTCCACGGGACTTCTTACACGTGACACGTCTAAGGATAGAACCGATCTTGATGTTATAAGAGAAAACCACAAGTTTCTTTGGGAAGAGGACGATGTGGCCGACACATGGGAGAAGCAGTtagctaaaaaatattatgataaactCTTTAAAGAGTATTGTATATGTGACTTAAGCAGATATAAAGAGAATAAA GTGGCACTGAGGTGGCGTATCGAAAAAGAAGTTGTTCTTGGGAAGGGACAATTCCACTGCGGCTCTAAGGGGTGTAACAGCGATCAAGGGCTAAAATCGTGGGAAGTAAATTTTGCTTACCGGGAAGGCGACGAAAAGAAGAATGCTCTTGTTAAAGTTC AATGCTCCGAAAAATTAAACTACCGATCTAAAAAGCGGGAGATTAAAAGGTTAAAGAAGAGTCataaaaagaagaaacatGTTAAAGAATCAGATGAAGAGGAAGATGTGCCCCAAATTGAAACTGAAGAAATATCTGAGGAGTCATCGATATCAGCTCAAGCGGTGAACGACGACGGAAACTCTTTGTGGAAGAAAG gtgtTCAAGAAACAGAAGAAAAATCTCGCGAAGAAGAGTTCGAAAACTACTTGGAAGAATTGCTGCTATAA